From the Carassius auratus strain Wakin chromosome 36, ASM336829v1, whole genome shotgun sequence genome, the window GTTaagatataattttgtattattttaacccATTTGATAATCAGCCCTTTCCTCCCCTGACAtttaaaccaaaatgtattcgttggagattgatacacacacacacacacacacactacttgaATCTGAGTGTACAATCACATCGCAAACGGCGGTCagtatatacaaaacaaaaaatatcataGTACATCATATTTATCAGAGAAGCACCCTGTGAAAAGACTTTCATTCACTCTATAGGATGTTAAACATCTGATGGTTTCATTGTTAACTGTGATGTTTTATATGATGCACAATGTTTATTGTCCTGAATATTATGTATGCTTGCACAACTCTATTTTAGACAATTGTTAAACAATACCTATTCACTGAAGGAAAAACAAGATACAGTTGTCACTCTTTTGGTTTATGGTTATCTTATTTGTGACGTGACATACTTTAATGAtagttaatgttgttttgacCACAAGCagtttttaacactttcatttttgatTAAAATTTGATTATTATAAATCATCTCTCATCTCGCCTTATTATCCTGCAagactttaattcagcaaggatgtatttaATTAAGGCTTGTTGCAatagatttctttttcaaataaatgctgttctttttagaATTTCTATTAATGAAGGaatcctgaaaagaaaaaaaaaacctgcataactctttccacaaaaatataaaatagcacaagtgttttcaacattgatgataatcagaaatgtttcttgagaagcaaatcagcttattagaatgatttctgaagatcatgagacactgaagactggagtaatgatgatgaaaattcagcgctgcatcacagaaataaattacattttaataaaatgttaatacacaaacaaatatgaaattgattatgtttaattatcttttttttgtattgtattgtatttttgaacaaataaatgcagccttggtgagttcaaagttctttattatttttagtgtcATGGGCATGACAGACCTACAGTATTTGGATTTCATATGGCATTAGGAGATTATGCTAATTGCAGATCTGTTGCAAATATAAACTAAATTTGAAGTGCAATACAAGCTTAGTGTGTAGTTTGGAGGAGCATATAGAGGTAGTTAGTATTTGAGACGAAACactaaaaataattctaatttaatctttttttaaaggcCTAGCATTACACATACACTTTAGGCtgtatatttagtaaatattacaCATAGTACAGTATGTGCAAAACTAAAAGCAAGCTGAGAGAAAATGCTTCTGGTCTTTTTCAGTCAATCATATTTTTGTCTGATTGGTGTTCAGAAGTCTATGGTAACTGAGCTTCCGGTCACTCTCACTCCAAACCAGCCCCGCCAATACTTGGTGTCTTGACCGCCATGTTCAAAAGAGATGAAGCGGAGGCCCGGACCATAATCTGTGAATGTGTGGCTCACCTAAAACAGAAGTGGAAGTTTGCATGCACAAACCTGAGTTAGAACGACACGTTCGAtaataaaggaatagttaaaTCACCTTAAAAAAATCATGCAGAAGGGAGCAAAATATACTATATCACTGTAGACTAAACAGCTTTAGGTCCCTTTTTTTTAAcctattaatttaaattacattgcattgaaaataacagaaatgcatgtttttaaaatggaACAGTTAATTGAATCTAtagaaacattcaaaaaaatGCTTGCATATGAAGATGAAATTCTGAAAGCTTATAATGTGAGTGAATGAGATGTTTATAACAGTATATAAGATAACTTGCATAAAATACGTATAAATATCAGCTGACTGCAACAGATTTTTCAGCAGTTTACAaatttgcatatcaaatatgCTCAAAATATATGGCTGTATAGGGTTAAAAGTTAAGTGGCAGTGTTATGGAAAACTGGACTGGACTCAGATTCTGCACTCATACCTTTTTCCAAGAGCAGTCATCACAGTCAGGGTCAATGGTCACTTCATCTAACTTAAATTCAGTGATGACCTCTTTGTCTTCATCAAGCAGAGACACAGTAAGCATATAAACACACCCACAGTCTGTTCGGCTGCAGTAcctacacacacatttaaaagaaatgactGAACGGACCACGTGACGAAACAAAACTCATGCTATTATGTCCTTACGCTTACCAGTCCTCAACAGTGACCGCTGGCTGTGCAATATCTACATTTTCAGGGTCATAACCCTCTGCCAGCACGtcaatcatttgtctttttatacACGGCCTGCAACAGAACAGAAATAGACATTGAAACACACAGATATACAAATGATGAATAAAGACAAGCAGGGagagtgtgaaagaaaaagacaAGGATTCTTTTTCACCCACTTTTTTTAAAGGCAGAAAAACTCTTATTTTCCCCACCCTCATCTGTTCAGCTACTATTCATTCCCTCTTACTCAAAAGAAGTGCTGAAGTATTTAGTGACTGATTCGTCATTGAAAGCGTGTCCGCAGTCCCCCGGCATGTCTTCTGTGCGCCATTGATCGCCTCCATTCTCTATCAGCTCCCAGTGTTCCAGATCCTCTGgtgaagaaagtttttttttttttcagatattaaGGTAGATGAAGTACATTTTACccatctgtttattttatttagagctGACAGGTGATAGCAAATGAGTTCATCTTTAAGGGATACTCCACgccaaaatgaaaactttgtcattaatcacttacccccatgtcgttccaaacccgtaaaagctttgtttgtcttcggaacacaatttaagatatttcggATATTCGCGAGACAGGATgcattttctatttgtatttacactttgatttgaaagaaaacagcgcatccttgtggcgcagctgacacagaagagtgtaagttgcctgcgttcagctcatattctctaAAACGGCGctacagtgatgtggagagacagaggagacaaattgttgaataaagtcgtttaATTCACATGTagaaagtattctcgttgcttcataacagtatggttgaaccactgatggcagatggactattctgacgatgctttccGTACTTTTCTTGATGATGTatcttacttggcagtctatgggacagtaacAAGCCTTCCGGGttgtcatccaaaatatcttaaattgtgttacgaagacgaacaaagcttttaaaggtttgaaacgacatgggggtaagtgattaatgactaaattttcattttggggtaagtAGACTACTGgtaagttttcatttttaaattatttttaaggctgcatttgatcaaaaatacagttttcagatctttaaaaatctaatatattctaatatattccaatatattctatattcttatatactctaatatgctgatttactgctcgagaaacatttcttgttataatcagtgttgaaaacagttgtgctggaaaaatagaaagttcaaaagaaaaatttacttgaaacattatacatttctttaaggtcacttttgattaattcttccttaataaaagtattaatatgtctctttattttatgtcttattgactttttgaacagtagtttaaatGTCGACTTACCATCTCCATTGGGATTTTTTAAGAGGTTTCCAGGCATGCTGCTGAATCAGAAAGATTTCTTCTTTTCAGGTGACTATTCAGAGAGAATGAGGGCAGATAAATTAGTGTCAACTGAAAAGCGGTCCTTTTCAGCATTCATGCACATGAGATTGATTCCATTTCCTGGACGCTGCAGTAAAGCTGGAGCGTTTACCCTTTAAGGATGTTCATCACCAGGAAACCATTGTGAAAGAATACATAAATTAAAGCCCACAATCAATACTTTGCTAAAGCTGACATCTTTCACCACAAGTATTAACATCAGTTATGAGTCATACAGTATATGCTGTCATGTGGTGTATTTCTTTCTGGGTTGACTGCTCCCTGTAGCTCTAGCTTAGCCCTTTTCAGAGAGCTAACTCATGTTTCCTGCTGTAGCTCTGTTCAGCGTAAGGCTGGGATCTTTGCACACACACGAATAAATACATCACAGCACACACATAAATAAGCAGTGAATAATATATATTGTCCAATACTTACAGTGAGTGGAGTATCTCTTGAGTCTGTCCTctcagtttaatgtgtttttggtgaGAGAAAGCTTCCTGTAACCTGATCTCTCTCTGCAGACTTTTCACTGATTGGCAGAATGAGGCACATGGGTCATCCTGCATCAGCTGTATTCACCGCTGACGGTTCTGCAGAGCACAGCACAGCACATGCATGCATTAGCACTAATGTCACTCACTTTATAGAGGACATTCACAAGTGGCATACCTGTACAGAAAACAGACAACAAAATAATTCCATCTTAATTTTTCAGGATCCCAAACTACGGAGCTCTGTACATTACCTACAGATTTCTTGTTTACATCGTGTCTACAGTTTTACCCTTTTAACGAGGGATTTCACGAGCTTTATTAACGAGGGAATTCACAAGCTTTATTAAAGCTCAAGCTTTATTAAAATCCCTTGGGATATTTGGATGcagcgaaacacacacacatacatatttatttacatgtggtcaagtatggtgacccatactctgaattagtgctctgcatttatcccatccaaagtgcacacacacacacacacacacacacacacacaccatgaacacatacccagagcagtgggcagccatttatgctgcgttGCCCAGGGacttgggggttcagtgccttgctcaaggacacctcagtcgtggtattgaaggcaGGAGAGAGaaagtgctgttcattcactccccccatgACAATCCCTGCAGATACAAGACTTCAACCCGCAACATTTGGGAtacgagtctgactctctaaccattaggccacaatttCCTTTTAGTACCATTTAATAACAGAATTGCTCAGGGGACAAACAAATCTTTATATCGGTTACCTTATATCTTCGGTAGTCTATAACAAGAACCTGAAGAGAGCATGGAAAACTCTGAATAGAAGTAATGGTCTCTGTCCAAGAGCACAGATCGAGCCCGACATAGAACAtttctgttgaacaaaaaaatgacaaacttcTTTGTTCTCTACCTATAATCTGCCCACTAACTGTAATTATTCTATTTAACCCATTCTGTGTTTCACACTGAGTTTCCCAAACCAGCAGCTAATGGAAGAAGGACAGCACAGCTCAATGTCAGATGTTGAAGTGAGATGTCATCTGAGGAAGATTCATTCACTTGTTTGTCAATATTTACCCACACAGAGAATGAGGGAAAGTTTGGTcagattttattttgaatgttcatctaatttaattttttaagtgatttttcttgttttctttggattgTTTGACTACTCGAAAGAGAAATTAGAAAAATGTAACTACTACATTTGTGTTTCCTGGCAACACATCCCTTattaaaattaaccatggttttactacaaaacaaaataaataaacagttttgctacagttaccatagttttactattttacagtatttgtagTGCAACTgtggttataatttttttttttttttttttaacagttcccatgctgggggtaatgcattacaagtaacacaagttacgtaatcagattacttttttcaagtaactagtaaagtaatgcattactttttaatttacaagaaaatatgagTTACTTTTTTCGAATAAGAAaagccagttactttgttttctcaTGCATTGACTGGCAGCTCTTCTGTCCTCTTCTGTGTTGAAAGAAATCAGGAGTAAATGCAGATGccttgtgtgcactgtgtgaactTGATGTCACTGTAGTTTTgaacatgcatttactcatctcactcgcacaaaaacagattcagcattcctcaaaataaatcaaaacagtcAAATGAAAACTCGGGACATGACGCAAAcatctttgctgctgaccttcaaTGATCTATCCATAATGTAAAGCAAAgatgactttagataaacataactattttttttcctgaatagAGAAAAATGAGGCCAAGCCAGATgagaaaaagtaatgtaatgcattactttctataaaagtaactaagtaatgcaaCTAGTTACTTGCTTTAGGAAGCAAAACAATAttgtaattcattacatttaaaagtaacactCCATCAATATGATGAGCTGCAGCTCATAATACATGTTAGATGGAAACATTCTGCATTATTTATGAGGAAGTTTGTagcttaattaaatatatttcaaattgtttGATCACTGAAGTTCAGTTGGTGACAATTCAATAGgaaatcagtttttaaaaaaaatacagtgatctCATACCATTGAAGTGAATGTTCAATGTATcagtatttattgaaataaatatttaagaaatattttttttctgattgcaTTAGTATATATAGAGTGGTAATCAATTAAAAAAGAGCAAATGGAAAAAGCAGATGAACACAGAACAGCATAACAACATAACAACTGAAAGTTAAAGAGGGTGATGTATCCAAATAATCAAAGTTGTAAAATTTTCCTTGATTTTCATATCCATCTATTTGTTTGTGGTTTATTCATCatacattaatattcatatatttactaCTCATTCAtgtttatcttttgttttgtttgatttataTCCGAAATGTAATATTTGTAGTATTCTCCAAGAATATGTATGTTGTACTCACATTTATATGTGGTAGGAAGATGCATCTTCTTTACTGGTGGTTTGATAGATATTGGAAATCTTTTAATTACTGCCTGAGTAATAATGTTTCTATAATAATTAGTTATTAACGGTAGTAGATGTTCTTTTCCAGAAActgtttttgtaatttgaaaaAAGCCTATGATATTTGAAAGTGCTAATTTTAGTTTATAGTTTAACACATAACTGGAAACATCATAATATATTTACTTGTCATTTAATGATTATCACGATTTCATCTCAGATGCTGTAAACTTTGaagcagttatttatttaatttatttataatttttgacaACCATATCTGATATCTGAttaaatttgatatatttatatgaataaaatttTAGATCAATAAATATACTGAAGTACATTTCTTGTCTAAAATTCAATGCTATAGATGGGTGATCCATTATGAATGCAatatgggacttttattttggcagatgaGACGATCTGTCGGTCTGGGTTTTACCCATCAAATCTTCATCACATTCGGTCATATATCATCACTGTTTTCCATCACTACCGCCTCTGTCATCGCCTGTTTTTCGATCCAGGATAATTATCCGCCTCTTTACCGTAGAGTGGTCCACTATCTGTGTTTCAGCAGCAGGTAAGCGTGAATAAAACACCATAAACACAAACATCGGTCACAACAATGTTAGCATGACGGCTAGCCAATTACCAAGGGGAGGAAAAAGTGGATTAAGTTTTGTTTAAAGACATTACAATTCAAGGTAGTTGGGGATTTAGTTGTGTAATCGTTTATATCTGTCGTAATTGGTGTGTAATGGTCAATATAGTGTTATTAAACATAATATATCAGGTCTGTAGTGCTAGCAGGCTAACAGAGCTCGAGGACTGCCcatcaaaaaaagaataaaaagcgtagtttatttaataaaagaatccgaaaacataataaatcatttatttgagTCAAATCACATCTGTCGAGAGGAATATATTAAGCAGTCAAAATAGTTATATCTGTTTTTGCAGTTTGTGTAACGTTAGGTGTGGAGATACGTGACGTGTTTCTGTGCATTATACACTCTCATAAATtcctttttaaaagttaaatttgtCTGAcaagtttttttctgtttagtgATTGATGAACTCAACATCTTTTAAGGCTTTTAACTTGTTGGATACAGTCAGATGTCATAGCTAGTGCATCAAAACAGGAAACTTGATTTAATTGTAACGTTAGTTTTGTGTTATTGTAACGCTGTTTTGATGTCATATTTGTCATTATGTGAATCGCATGTGGTATAACATATGATCGTAAACTAAAacggatttttttttacattacagaaATGGACAACAGCTCAACGACTTGTCCGTTTGACACACAGGTAAAAAGATTTtgattttttcatttaatgttatttcagATTATGCCCGTCTTTTCAGTAATTCTGCATTAATATATGCTTCGATGAATCCTCCATGCGCATATAGTATGTTAGCTCAAAATAGGATTTCCTTGTTAAACACAGTAACGTAAACGGTTACGCAATATGTGATCATCACATCGAAAAGATATAAATAAcgttacatgttttattttagtacttttactaATTTTTTACTAGTTTGGCCTCTTAGAATTAACTGCAATCGTGAAAGGAAGAGATAGTGGCATTGTTTTTAGGCGATCCCATTAGCAATGGCTTGCTAACTCATCAGTTCATTAGATGCGGTTtagctttatttaattaaagaaGATCCGAGTCGTTTTCGGCTTATCCTCATCGTTTTCACAACTTTGATTAGGGATTTATTTTGTTCCGTTCGTTTTCGTTCTCGTTTGGGCTGTTAAGTGTTTTGTTGGTGTGCATCGAGTTGCTAAACAAGCCTTTTAATGCGGTCACATTGTTAAATACGTTTTTACACCAAACATGTAGTTTTGTCGAAGCAGACGGCGTTTATGTGTATTGTGGTATGTTACATTGTTGTCGATCGTGTAAATAATTACGGTGATGTGTCGTTTTCTTGTAGTTGTCAATGTCGAATATTCGCTCAGTTGAGAAAGCCAGTGCGccactgcgcatgcgcgcgcACACTGCTTGTCTCTTACAGCCTCCTACTGGAAAAAGTAAAGCAGAGACTAGagatttaagtgtgtgtgtatacactgctgtttaaaagtttgggatcagtaagattttttagaAGTATcctctgctcatcaaggctgcatttatttgattagaattacaggagaaaaaaacagttatgttgtgaaatattattgcaatttaaaataatggttttccattttaatatattttaaaatgtaatttattgctgttatcaaagctgaatttttcagcatcattactacagtcttcagtatcacatgatccttcagaaatcattgttatCAATGTGAAAtcaatgtgttaaattgataaaatcacaggtaaaaaaataaattaaaataaaagtaagcaTTA encodes:
- the LOC113055519 gene encoding F-box only protein 2-like: MPGNLLKNPNGDEDLEHWELIENGGDQWRTEDMPGDCGHAFNDESVTKYFSTSFEPCIKRQMIDVLAEGYDPENVDIAQPAVTVEDWYCSRTDCGCVYMLTVSLLDEDKEVITEFKLDEVTIDPDCDDCSWKKVSHTFTDYGPGLRFISFEHGGQDTKYWRGWFGVRVTGSSVTIDF